The Daucus carota subsp. sativus chromosome 9, DH1 v3.0, whole genome shotgun sequence genome window below encodes:
- the LOC108200863 gene encoding uncharacterized protein LOC108200863 produces the protein MVNVKELSWIVLAVFMLLISLSCYIYYVCREQGSYLRHVIIVTDKITALFSIIRSFIKNVSSELNKNRAEYLKFLYKLALLALSKSATGDADIWKVYWMTGFGIVAIGSYCQMLIVERKRAQLTPPSQSVTPPKSEKLLTTTNALDFIVLVSYLQLAFAYFMELNLKNHPWEVFWKNFSYATKVCIDVAGVVIIFMIIIEIANTEQQVEDQSVADQPKAVQWDVENQSEEVAMKDVK, from the exons ATGGTTAACGTCAAGGAACTAAGCTGGATTGTACTTGCTGTGTttatgttattaatttcgtTGTCTTGTTATATTTACTATGTATGCAGGGAGCAAGGCAGCTACCTCCGCCATGTCATCATCGTCACTGACAAAATCACTGCCTTGTTTTCGATAATTCGAAGCTTCATCAAGAACGTCTCTTCTGAG TTGAACAAAAATAGAGCTGAATATCTGAAATTTCTATATAAGCTAGCACTCCTTGCTTTATCCAAGTCTGCAACAGGGGATGCAGATATTTGGAAAGTTTACTGGATGACAGGCTTTGGGATAGTGGCCATTGGCAGTTACTGTCAAATGCTCATTGTCGAAAGAAAGAGAGCTCAACTTACTCCACCATCACAATCTGTCACTCCACCCAAAAGTGAAAAACTTCTCACCACAACAAATGCTTTAGATTTTATAGTTCTTGTATCATATCTTCAGCTAGCTTTCGCCTATTTCATGGAGCttaatctgaaaaatcatccttgGGAAGTTTTCTGGAAAAACTTTTCATATGCTACAAAAGTATGTATTGACGTAGCGGGTGTCGTGATAATATTCATGATTATAATTGAAATAGCTAATACGGAGCAACAGGTGGAGGACCAATCTGTTGCAGATCAACCCAAAGCAGTGCAGTGGGATGTGGAGAATCAATCAGAAGAAGTAGCAATGAAGGATGTGAAATAA